In Quercus lobata isolate SW786 chromosome 12, ValleyOak3.0 Primary Assembly, whole genome shotgun sequence, a genomic segment contains:
- the LOC115972061 gene encoding transcription factor MYB108 has product MDFHVRACGSAKLGVGEEDMDIRRGPWTAEEDTLLMNHITLHGEGRWNSVARCAGLKRTGKSCRLRWLNYLRPDVRRGNITLKEQLLILELHSQWGNRWSKIAQYLPGRTDNEIKNYWRTRVQKQAKQLKCDVNSKQFRDAMRYVWIPRLMERIRATSESHSDQPTMEYSTTTDCGGVTLDPGQVHASGSDPIDPYFMPAVSSGTPSDSSEAQISDLTECYDFSGSNYPNESTNGSGFCPQGVDIQQAFEHGFGGGDTLDSLWNEENLSFLQQQLCDEI; this is encoded by the exons ATGGATTTTCACGTGAGAGCTTGTGGGTCTGCAAAACTTGGTGTAGGTGAAGAGGATATGGACATTAGAAGAGGTCCATGGACAGCTGAAGAGGACACCTTGCTCATGAATCATATCACCCTCCATGGTGAAGGTCGCTGGAACTCTGTTGCTCGCTGTGCAG GTTTGAAACGAACTGGCAAAAGCTGCAGATTAAGATGGTTAAACTATTTGAGGCCTGATGTTAGACGTGGAAATATCACTCTGAAAGAGCAGCTATTGATTCTTGAGCTCCATTCTCAGTGGGGCAAtag GTGGTCCAAGATAGCGCAATACCTGCCTGGTAGGACAGACAATGAGATCAAGAACTATTGGAGAACAAGGGTACAAAAGCAAGCTAAGCAACTCAAATGTGATGTCAATAGCAAACAATTTAGAGACGCCATGCGTTACGTATGGATTCCTCGCTTGATGGAGCGGATCCGGGCCACATCCGAATCCCACTCGGATCAACCCACCATGGAATATAGCACTACTACTGACTGTGGCGGGGTCACCCTCGACCCAGGTCAAGTCCATGCATCTGGGTCCGACCCAATTGACCCGTATTTCATGCCCGCTGTATCATCGGGTACTCCATCGGATTCATCCGAGGCTCAAATCTCAGACCTAACCGAATGTTACGATTTCTCGGGCAGTAATTACCCGAACGAATCGACAAATGGGTCGGGTTTTTGCCCACAGGGAGTGGATATCCAGCAAGCTTTTGAGCatgggtttggtggtggggacaCATTGGATAGTTTGTGGAATGAAGAGAATTTGTCGTTTTTGCAACAACAGCTTTGCGATGAGATctga